In a single window of the Rhodothermales bacterium genome:
- a CDS encoding thioredoxin family protein, translating into MNTTLQLHVVLLAAMLWNLTACERRTDANAQEPPSTPAATPKKVETTPAPTPAPSSKSVSLKLGDRAPMLREKMRNVDGEMVTIESSAGARGTLVIFTCNHCPWSQAWEGRIAKLGNTYDPRGIGVVAINSNDPSVFPIDGFEAMQARARQLSLEFPYAMDVTSNIARAYGAKKTPEVYLFDAEQRLVYHGAVDDNPDIADVSQHFLKDALDALLADQPVEVAETRAIGCSIKFR; encoded by the coding sequence ATGAACACTACACTGCAGCTCCATGTCGTTCTGCTCGCAGCCATGCTCTGGAATCTCACTGCCTGTGAGCGGCGCACGGACGCGAACGCGCAGGAGCCACCATCGACCCCAGCGGCTACTCCGAAGAAGGTTGAGACCACGCCGGCGCCAACCCCAGCGCCCTCGTCGAAGAGCGTGAGTCTCAAACTTGGAGATCGTGCGCCGATGCTCCGCGAAAAAATGAGAAACGTCGACGGAGAAATGGTCACGATCGAGAGCAGCGCAGGAGCCCGAGGCACGCTGGTCATCTTCACTTGCAATCATTGCCCGTGGTCACAGGCCTGGGAAGGTCGCATCGCGAAGCTTGGCAACACCTATGATCCCCGCGGAATCGGTGTAGTTGCCATTAACTCGAACGACCCAAGCGTGTTCCCGATCGACGGATTCGAGGCAATGCAGGCACGCGCTAGACAACTCAGCCTTGAATTTCCCTACGCGATGGACGTGACCTCGAACATAGCGCGAGCCTACGGCGCGAAGAAGACGCCGGAGGTGTATCTCTTCGATGCGGAACAACGCCTCGTCTACCATGGTGCCGTGGACGACAACCCGGACATCGCCGACGTAAGCCAACACTTCTTGAAGGACGCGCTCGATGCGCTGCTGGCGGACCAACCCGTCGAGGTGGCCGAGACACGGGCGATCGGTTGCTCGATCAAGTTTCGGTAG
- a CDS encoding TlpA family protein disulfide reductase — protein MSSLLAIGTVTSACEQTNRDQVGAETLASLVEVRPGDIQPLVRATEARGVLVNMWSTWCAPCVEEFPALRRVGRAYGPQGLATLFISTDLAANRGEAISFLKAQGVPMPGYIKAGSDQAFIPALHPEWSGALPATVLFDSQGVARHLWEGSVNLEVLEASIRDLLKEEPREP, from the coding sequence TTGAGCTCGTTGCTTGCGATCGGGACCGTTACATCAGCGTGCGAACAAACCAACCGGGACCAGGTGGGCGCTGAGACACTCGCGAGCCTCGTGGAAGTGCGACCGGGGGACATCCAGCCCCTTGTCCGTGCGACTGAAGCGCGCGGCGTCTTGGTGAACATGTGGTCTACGTGGTGTGCGCCCTGTGTTGAGGAGTTCCCGGCTCTGCGGCGAGTGGGTCGTGCCTACGGACCGCAGGGTCTAGCGACACTCTTCATCTCCACTGATCTCGCTGCCAACCGCGGGGAGGCGATCTCGTTTCTGAAGGCTCAGGGGGTGCCGATGCCAGGGTACATCAAGGCGGGAAGCGACCAGGCCTTCATCCCGGCCCTCCATCCCGAATGGTCCGGGGCGCTGCCCGCTACCGTGCTGTTCGACTCGCAAGGCGTCGCTCGCCACCTTTGGGAGGGCTCGGTGAACCTGGAGGTGCTGGAGGCTAGCATTCGAGATCTACTGAAGGAAGAACCACGAGAGCCATAA
- a CDS encoding molybdopterin-dependent oxidoreductase, with amino-acid sequence MSAPRHPSRTKPGVETKRTLCATCDVSCNVVTEVKKGRVVRVRSSDNPIFRDNICMKGIVAPKAFAHPNRLMHPLKRVGERGSGKWEQVSWDEAMTDIAARLQAIIDRDGPEAWAVSTSQWNTATDHGLGRRLMNHLGSPNWISGVALCAGNTAAINRMTYGWFPFADFPNTNCIVLIGHNPRRNSWVPVYNQIRRAQARGAKLIVLDPRKSSNAELADVWLPLRAGTDTAMLFGWLKVIFDEGLYDKDFVENWTVGFDELRARVDEFPLDRVAKITGCDPEEIRKAARIYATHGPAVIPWTPITDMQRNSTSGIRLQSILRSVCGYVDVPGGEALQGFHPHVIPESKIEAHEMLSEEQKAKQLGSDTHPAFTYRGQAGLLEHTKRVWGYEYTNQVTGCFMANPSATFRAMAGEGRYPVKAFFSLGNNTLLSFANMPLILKGMMNQDLIVVHEQFMTPTAQLADYVLPGDSWLERPWLHDSFGWSSMVRPSQKSMEPLGECESTFSVWKRLATAMGRGDIIPWDTLEDFYDYRLEPSGMSWAEFSESYEIYFGPLEFRKYEKTGFATPSGKVELKSSILEGLGFDPLPYFRDDPPPNPEYPLMMFTGVREDEFFQTGQRHVPELRARKPEPNLFVSPGTAKAQGIAEGDWAEVINPTGSAAMQVLVKDAMPDGLVRIPHGWWKPEMKQGAGHLSGALAHADAQLCPDDEDFLDREQGVPHLKGIPCRIERLDAPPEGAQ; translated from the coding sequence ATGTCCGCGCCACGGCATCCGAGCCGGACCAAGCCAGGTGTGGAAACCAAGCGGACGCTGTGCGCAACCTGCGACGTCTCGTGCAACGTCGTCACCGAGGTCAAGAAGGGCCGGGTCGTTCGCGTCCGTTCGAGCGACAACCCCATCTTTCGCGACAACATCTGCATGAAGGGCATCGTCGCGCCCAAGGCGTTTGCCCACCCGAACCGCCTGATGCATCCGCTCAAGCGTGTCGGCGAACGCGGCTCCGGCAAGTGGGAGCAGGTGAGCTGGGACGAGGCGATGACCGACATTGCCGCGCGGCTTCAGGCCATCATCGACCGCGACGGGCCCGAGGCGTGGGCGGTGTCGACGAGTCAGTGGAACACCGCGACCGATCACGGTCTCGGACGCCGGCTGATGAACCACCTGGGGTCCCCGAACTGGATCAGCGGCGTGGCACTTTGCGCGGGCAACACCGCGGCCATCAATCGAATGACGTACGGCTGGTTTCCCTTCGCCGACTTCCCCAACACGAACTGCATCGTGCTCATCGGCCACAACCCCCGACGCAACAGCTGGGTGCCCGTCTACAATCAGATTCGTCGTGCGCAGGCGCGCGGCGCCAAGCTCATCGTCCTCGATCCGCGCAAGAGCTCGAATGCGGAGCTGGCCGATGTCTGGTTGCCACTCCGCGCAGGCACCGACACCGCAATGTTGTTCGGCTGGCTCAAGGTCATCTTCGACGAAGGGCTCTACGACAAAGATTTCGTCGAGAACTGGACGGTCGGATTCGACGAGCTCCGCGCGCGCGTGGACGAGTTTCCGCTCGACCGCGTTGCGAAGATCACCGGCTGCGATCCAGAGGAGATTCGAAAGGCGGCTCGCATTTACGCGACGCACGGGCCAGCGGTGATCCCTTGGACCCCGATCACCGACATGCAGCGAAACAGCACGTCGGGGATTCGACTTCAATCGATTCTTCGTTCGGTCTGTGGCTACGTCGACGTGCCGGGCGGCGAGGCGCTCCAAGGCTTCCACCCACACGTCATCCCCGAGTCCAAAATTGAAGCGCACGAAATGCTCTCGGAAGAGCAGAAGGCGAAGCAGCTCGGTTCGGACACGCACCCTGCTTTCACGTATCGCGGACAGGCCGGTCTTCTCGAGCACACGAAACGCGTCTGGGGGTACGAGTACACAAATCAGGTTACCGGATGCTTCATGGCCAACCCGTCAGCGACGTTCCGCGCCATGGCCGGAGAGGGCCGGTATCCGGTGAAAGCGTTCTTTTCGCTTGGGAACAATACGCTCCTCAGCTTCGCCAACATGCCGCTCATTCTCAAAGGGATGATGAATCAAGATCTCATCGTCGTGCACGAACAGTTCATGACCCCCACCGCACAGCTTGCCGACTATGTGCTTCCCGGCGACAGCTGGCTCGAGCGGCCTTGGCTGCACGACTCGTTTGGCTGGAGCTCGATGGTGCGGCCCTCGCAGAAGTCGATGGAACCACTTGGCGAGTGCGAAAGCACGTTCTCGGTATGGAAGCGGCTAGCGACTGCGATGGGCCGCGGTGACATCATCCCGTGGGACACTCTCGAGGACTTCTACGACTACCGGCTCGAACCCTCGGGCATGAGTTGGGCGGAATTCTCGGAGTCCTACGAGATTTACTTCGGACCACTCGAGTTCCGAAAGTACGAAAAGACCGGTTTCGCCACTCCGAGTGGGAAGGTCGAGCTCAAGTCGTCGATCCTGGAGGGACTCGGGTTCGACCCCCTTCCCTACTTCCGCGACGACCCGCCCCCGAACCCGGAGTACCCGCTGATGATGTTCACCGGCGTACGCGAAGACGAGTTCTTCCAAACCGGGCAACGACACGTCCCCGAGCTTCGCGCGCGAAAGCCCGAACCCAATCTCTTCGTGAGCCCCGGAACCGCGAAGGCGCAAGGCATCGCCGAGGGCGACTGGGCGGAGGTCATCAATCCGACCGGTAGCGCCGCCATGCAGGTCCTGGTGAAGGACGCCATGCCCGACGGGCTCGTGCGAATTCCCCACGGTTGGTGGAAGCCCGAAATGAAGCAAGGTGCGGGTCACCTCTCCGGTGCCCTGGCCCACGCAGACGCGCAGCTCTGTCCCGACGACGAAGATTTCTTGGATCGCGAACAGGGCGTCCCGCACCTGAAGGGCATCCCATGTCGGATCGAGCGGCTCGACGCGCCGCCGGAGGGCGCGCAATGA
- a CDS encoding type II toxin-antitoxin system RelE/ParE family toxin, with protein sequence MSFRVRISPEAERQVRELEGWWAANRPAARTSFKEALSAVVGHISRMPSIGRPCDDIQLPGVRRLLIEGTPYAVFYSVDREATEILIAAVWSRARGSSPPVP encoded by the coding sequence GTGAGTTTTCGCGTCCGCATCTCGCCCGAAGCGGAGCGGCAAGTGCGTGAGCTAGAGGGTTGGTGGGCTGCGAACCGGCCCGCTGCCCGAACGAGCTTCAAGGAAGCACTCAGCGCAGTAGTTGGCCACATCTCCCGGATGCCTAGTATCGGGCGACCGTGCGACGATATTCAGTTGCCCGGCGTGCGGCGCTTGTTGATCGAGGGCACACCTTACGCGGTCTTCTATTCGGTCGACCGCGAAGCGACCGAGATACTCATCGCTGCCGTCTGGAGTCGTGCACGCGGCAGCAGTCCGCCCGTACCCTGA
- a CDS encoding linear amide C-N hydrolase: MWTAKGQPVLVGRNMDWTAKMGTKLYVMPKGIKRQGMTEANPLKWTSKYGSIVASVWDCATADGMNEAGLSVNLLYLAESKYGDRDTARPGLSVSLWTQYYLDNFATVADAVKASKSFQVQPLMIKHHAVKVASPVHLSLADASGDSAIIEILDGEVVIHHGKQYTVMTNSPPYDEQLVLLKQYEGLGGKKPLPGTSEAADRFVRGAYYLTKLPAQPDSYQQAVAGVLSVMRNQATPIGANDPERPNIAATLWHTVSDLTNKRYYFEFTDMPNVVWIDLDKLNLRKGAPIQMFDLASHLEASGEVSGKFKRAKPIKWQEAGTTVAWKPTPKSR; encoded by the coding sequence ATGTGGACCGCCAAGGGGCAGCCCGTTCTGGTCGGTAGGAACATGGATTGGACCGCGAAGATGGGGACCAAGCTGTACGTCATGCCGAAAGGGATCAAGCGCCAAGGGATGACGGAAGCCAACCCGCTCAAGTGGACCTCGAAGTACGGCAGTATCGTGGCCAGCGTTTGGGATTGTGCAACCGCCGACGGAATGAACGAAGCGGGGCTGAGCGTGAACCTGCTGTACCTGGCGGAGTCGAAGTACGGCGATCGTGACACTGCCAGACCGGGGCTCTCCGTTTCACTTTGGACGCAGTATTACCTAGACAACTTCGCAACGGTCGCCGACGCGGTGAAAGCGAGCAAGTCGTTTCAGGTACAACCTCTCATGATCAAGCACCACGCGGTGAAGGTCGCTTCACCCGTGCACTTGTCTCTGGCCGACGCGTCCGGTGACTCTGCGATCATCGAAATCCTCGACGGTGAGGTTGTCATTCATCACGGCAAGCAGTACACCGTGATGACGAACTCGCCGCCCTACGATGAGCAGCTCGTCTTGCTGAAGCAGTATGAGGGGCTGGGTGGTAAGAAACCCCTGCCTGGAACTTCCGAAGCGGCGGATCGATTCGTTCGAGGCGCCTACTACCTAACGAAGCTTCCCGCGCAGCCAGATTCCTATCAGCAAGCGGTCGCAGGCGTTTTGTCTGTCATGCGGAACCAGGCCACACCGATCGGCGCGAACGATCCCGAGCGGCCCAACATCGCGGCAACCCTATGGCACACAGTGAGTGACCTCACGAACAAACGCTACTATTTCGAGTTCACCGACATGCCCAATGTGGTTTGGATCGATCTGGACAAGCTGAATCTGCGCAAGGGGGCCCCGATCCAGATGTTCGATCTGGCTTCTCACCTCGAAGCCAGCGGAGAGGTGTCGGGGAAGTTCAAGCGTGCGAAGCCGATCAAGTGGCAGGAGGCTGGTACGACGGTGGCCTGGAAGCCGACCCCGAAATCGCGGTGA
- a CDS encoding helix-turn-helix domain-containing protein, whose protein sequence is MQDATQAPTWLTYTQAASYTGWSVGHLRNLVSAGQIPVYGRARVRRFRRDMLDLYLTNPDMAMRTFLAERTEPYGR, encoded by the coding sequence ATGCAGGACGCTACACAAGCGCCGACGTGGCTCACCTACACGCAAGCGGCATCCTATACGGGCTGGTCAGTCGGTCACCTGCGAAACCTCGTCTCGGCGGGGCAAATACCCGTCTACGGACGGGCGCGCGTACGCCGGTTCCGCCGGGATATGTTAGACCTCTATCTGACGAACCCGGACATGGCGATGCGGACGTTCCTGGCAGAAAGGACCGAACCGTATGGCCGTTAG
- a CDS encoding tyrosine-type recombinase/integrase, which produces MAVRKRANSWQYDFKLQGHRRQRKAGFKTRAEAREAERRVREDLISGHKRIQFADAYEQYMSATTMKDRSRDSYGNLWPQIKPVLGHLFIEEVDTAAMDALKRALPSRLGPKSVNNRLALVRAVLRFCWKRGLLAAVPYVPTERTPKKQPKWYSEAERDRFLTGMFELQPEWYLFFYLSARLGLRVSEVYAIARSRLRDIPPQLVIDRGVQRGTKDRAAMLVSRKNNEAYVLDVTEDILDAIRWHIRQGYAGREFLFSKDGSFPRYIDSYKRPMVVVQRALGLRPLSHHALGRHSVASQAVTSGHSIKAVQAQLGHRSEQSTHVYAHLGSGAQLRLVESLQPAAAPHGTLRAPSKKKGT; this is translated from the coding sequence ATGGCCGTTAGAAAGCGAGCCAACTCTTGGCAATACGACTTCAAGCTCCAAGGCCACCGGCGCCAGCGAAAGGCTGGCTTCAAGACGAGGGCCGAGGCGCGCGAAGCCGAACGAAGGGTGCGCGAAGATCTAATCTCAGGTCACAAGCGCATCCAATTTGCCGACGCGTACGAACAGTACATGTCAGCGACCACCATGAAGGATCGCAGTCGGGACTCCTACGGGAATCTCTGGCCGCAGATCAAACCCGTGCTGGGACACCTCTTCATCGAGGAAGTGGACACCGCAGCGATGGACGCGCTGAAGCGCGCCCTTCCCTCCCGGCTCGGACCAAAATCGGTCAACAATCGACTCGCCTTGGTGCGAGCCGTTCTACGGTTCTGTTGGAAACGGGGGCTCTTAGCTGCGGTGCCCTACGTCCCGACCGAACGAACCCCGAAGAAGCAACCGAAGTGGTACTCGGAGGCGGAGCGAGACCGGTTCTTGACCGGAATGTTCGAGCTCCAACCCGAATGGTACCTCTTCTTCTACCTCTCGGCCCGACTCGGGCTTCGCGTCTCGGAGGTCTACGCCATCGCGCGGAGCCGACTCCGAGACATCCCACCCCAGTTGGTCATCGACCGCGGGGTTCAACGCGGCACCAAAGACCGGGCAGCCATGCTGGTCAGCCGCAAGAACAACGAGGCCTACGTGCTGGACGTGACCGAGGACATCCTCGACGCAATCCGGTGGCATATCCGGCAGGGATACGCCGGTCGCGAGTTTCTGTTCAGCAAGGACGGGAGCTTTCCTCGCTACATCGACAGCTACAAACGCCCGATGGTCGTCGTCCAGCGGGCGCTTGGGCTTCGACCACTCAGTCACCACGCCCTCGGGCGCCACTCGGTCGCAAGCCAAGCGGTGACCAGCGGGCACTCCATCAAGGCTGTACAAGCGCAGCTTGGACATCGTTCAGAGCAGAGTACGCACGTCTACGCGCACCTTGGATCGGGTGCACAGCTGCGTTTGGTCGAGTCTTTGCAGCCTGCTGCAGCACCGCACGGCACCCTCAGGGCACCGAGCAAAAAGAAAGGCACCTAG
- a CDS encoding penicillin acylase family protein — translation MRYLLGLLWIAVLGMAPLVGCTETKQQEPDLDWPPNATAYFDEYGILNADCDTDEDCAMVLGYYHAADRFVQMDFRRRFATGQLTDIIDKGLAQLVGVPEIAARNRALFSTRDGEPAEEFLLTQASDKTIAMLEAYSAGVNQWIDDLRNGRNDAVFPREFEGFPFTYGPEDVPEWTPSDSIAAVMASVSAQTRFTEPYEAAAGVARETIEDDDRFFDLWATRPLPSSILPPGWTPPASQEASADQRLTTTQRPQDESLRAGPALQRLHRRLEEAEELFGSFLGAGLEGGSNNWAIAPSRSTTGHALFAGDPHLRLNQPVESYYAHLDSKTRGSGQLHVAGATSPALPWVITGQNEKIAWGGTWTFLDMSDLYVEQLVKDADGDPMGVMFQGEVVPLKRVPFPVTFSDGSTEELELLFVPHHGPVRELDAANDVAITLRWTGADADTDLEYLQALNVAGSVVEARTALRNITTVANNLVVADTAGDIGWFPYSRVPKRTWATELLGEAHPMLPLDGRCETPERCYEWMEYFTYEDLPQALNPSEGFIATANNDMTGALLDGDPTNDGYPPLQTFVPVLGARHTRITDLIEEIGSEHTTDTMHSMQHDTHSVLAERMLPGFIEIANSDLTTLTETGQKVLNALEAWESLTCPTGVNGYYTDSPLTDDPQELLESSGCAAFHAVYYKCDLAPRNQPTVYRWVYFYSVSDPSRLRKGDVYWDDPATPEEETKYQVIEGCFDEAGRLLITDLALGEDETKWAWGRAQGMVLSSDLANFGISTYNNPPGQPLFANEGGALTISPTNPVLESSGFVQRDGSTLRRICEALPTGPRCTIEVPGGQSGHISSDDYDDLLFKYLSGEPIDLVFDIEQAKANAVRTITFK, via the coding sequence ATGCGGTACTTACTGGGACTTCTATGGATTGCCGTGTTGGGCATGGCTCCGTTGGTGGGGTGCACCGAAACCAAGCAGCAAGAGCCCGATCTCGACTGGCCACCGAACGCAACCGCCTACTTCGACGAGTACGGCATCCTCAATGCCGACTGCGACACCGACGAGGACTGCGCGATGGTGCTCGGCTACTACCACGCGGCCGATCGGTTCGTGCAGATGGATTTCCGGCGGCGATTCGCCACGGGTCAGCTGACCGACATCATCGACAAGGGCTTGGCTCAGCTCGTCGGAGTCCCCGAGATTGCAGCCCGGAATCGTGCGCTCTTTTCGACGCGGGACGGTGAGCCGGCTGAGGAGTTCCTCCTCACGCAAGCGTCCGACAAGACCATTGCCATGCTCGAGGCCTATAGCGCGGGGGTCAACCAATGGATTGATGACCTGCGTAATGGCCGAAACGATGCCGTCTTCCCCCGCGAGTTCGAGGGCTTTCCGTTTACGTACGGGCCCGAAGACGTTCCCGAGTGGACGCCCTCGGACAGCATCGCTGCGGTGATGGCGTCCGTCTCAGCACAGACCAGGTTCACGGAACCCTATGAGGCGGCCGCGGGCGTGGCACGCGAGACGATCGAGGACGACGACAGGTTCTTCGACCTGTGGGCTACCCGTCCGCTTCCATCATCGATTCTTCCCCCGGGCTGGACGCCACCAGCGTCCCAGGAAGCTTCTGCAGATCAAAGGCTAACCACGACGCAGCGCCCCCAAGATGAATCTCTTCGCGCGGGTCCAGCACTTCAGCGCCTCCACCGCCGCCTCGAGGAAGCTGAAGAGCTCTTCGGCTCGTTTCTCGGAGCAGGCCTGGAGGGTGGATCGAACAATTGGGCGATTGCTCCGTCGCGCAGCACGACGGGTCACGCCTTGTTTGCTGGCGATCCGCATCTTCGACTGAACCAGCCAGTCGAAAGCTACTATGCGCATCTGGACTCAAAGACTCGTGGAAGCGGACAGCTTCATGTCGCCGGTGCAACGTCGCCGGCCTTGCCCTGGGTCATTACCGGCCAGAATGAGAAGATCGCATGGGGGGGGACGTGGACCTTTCTTGACATGAGCGACCTCTACGTGGAGCAACTCGTCAAAGATGCGGATGGCGACCCCATGGGGGTGATGTTTCAGGGCGAGGTCGTTCCACTCAAGCGGGTCCCGTTCCCCGTGACTTTCAGTGATGGGAGCACGGAGGAGCTGGAGCTTCTCTTCGTTCCGCACCACGGTCCTGTGCGCGAGTTGGACGCCGCCAACGACGTCGCGATTACGCTCCGTTGGACTGGCGCCGACGCGGACACCGACCTCGAATATCTACAGGCGTTGAACGTCGCAGGAAGTGTCGTGGAGGCGCGGACGGCTCTACGAAACATCACCACGGTAGCCAACAACCTCGTGGTCGCGGACACCGCGGGCGACATCGGTTGGTTCCCCTACTCGCGCGTTCCCAAGCGCACCTGGGCAACCGAACTGCTGGGTGAGGCCCATCCCATGCTGCCGCTCGACGGCCGCTGCGAGACGCCGGAGCGTTGCTATGAGTGGATGGAGTACTTCACCTACGAGGACCTTCCGCAAGCCTTGAATCCAAGCGAGGGCTTCATCGCCACGGCCAACAATGACATGACCGGGGCCCTGCTTGACGGCGACCCGACCAACGACGGCTATCCGCCTTTGCAGACGTTCGTCCCCGTGCTTGGTGCTCGCCACACACGGATCACGGACCTGATCGAAGAGATCGGGTCCGAGCACACCACCGACACGATGCACAGCATGCAGCACGACACGCATTCGGTGCTCGCCGAGCGCATGCTGCCAGGGTTCATCGAAATCGCGAACTCAGACCTGACGACGTTGACGGAAACCGGACAGAAGGTTCTGAACGCCCTCGAGGCGTGGGAATCGCTTACCTGCCCGACGGGAGTCAACGGCTACTACACGGACTCTCCGCTCACGGACGATCCCCAAGAGCTCCTCGAGTCATCGGGCTGTGCCGCATTTCACGCCGTGTACTACAAGTGCGACTTGGCACCGAGGAACCAACCCACGGTCTATCGCTGGGTGTACTTCTACTCCGTGTCTGATCCGAGCCGACTACGCAAAGGGGACGTGTATTGGGACGACCCGGCCACTCCAGAGGAAGAAACCAAGTATCAGGTGATCGAGGGGTGCTTTGATGAAGCGGGTCGGCTTCTCATCACCGACCTCGCTCTAGGAGAAGACGAGACAAAGTGGGCGTGGGGTCGAGCACAAGGCATGGTTTTGAGTTCCGACCTCGCCAATTTCGGGATCTCGACATACAACAACCCGCCCGGCCAGCCACTCTTTGCGAACGAGGGGGGAGCTCTAACGATCAGCCCCACCAATCCTGTCCTGGAGTCATCGGGTTTCGTTCAGCGAGATGGGTCGACGCTACGTCGGATCTGCGAGGCGCTGCCCACGGGTCCACGTTGCACCATCGAGGTGCCCGGGGGCCAGTCAGGCCACATCAGCTCGGACGACTACGACGACCTGCTGTTCAAGTACCTCAGTGGGGAGCCCATCGACTTGGTGTTCGACATCGAGCAAGCCAAGGCCAACGCGGTGAGAACCATCACCTTCAAGTGA